The following are from one region of the Ornithorhynchus anatinus isolate Pmale09 chromosome X1, mOrnAna1.pri.v4, whole genome shotgun sequence genome:
- the C1QTNF2 gene encoding complement C1q tumor necrosis factor-related protein 2, with translation MIVWVFLAWLGPCAANQLLGAFAKGDFQKGSPQLVCSMPGPQGPPGLPGAPGLSGMVGRMGFPGKDGQDGKDGDRGENGEEGVPGRTGNPGKPGPKGKAGAIGRAGPRGPKGLRGNPGRNGAAGKKGPKGKKGETGLPGRCSCGAARARSAFSVAVTKSYPRERLPIKFDKILMNEGGHYNVSSGKFVCGLPGIYYFTYDITLANKHLAIGLVHNGQYRIRTFDANTGNHDVASGSTILSLKEGDEVWLQIFYSEQNGLFYDPYWTDSLFTGFLIYADQEDPNEV, from the exons ATGATCGTGTGGGTGTTCCTAGCCTGGCTCGGTCCATGTGCCGCCAACCAGCTCCTCGGTGCCTTTGCCAAAGGGGACTTCCAGAAGGGCTCCCCACAGCTCGTCTGCAGCATGCCGGGGCCTCAAGGTCCCCCTGGCCTGCCAGGGGCACCGGGGCTTTCTGGGATGGTGGGCCGGATGGGCTTCCCAGGCAAAGATGGGCAGGATGGAAAAGACGGGGACAGGGGTGAGAATGGAGAAGAAG GTGTACCAGGGCGAACGGGAAACCCGGGGAAGCCGGGGCCGAAGGGGAAGGCCGGGGCCATCGGCAGAGCCGGCCCACGAGGACCTAAGGGCCTCCGGGGGAATCCAGGCCGGAATGGAGCTGCCGGGAAGAAAGGGcccaaagggaagaagggagagacgggGCTGCCCGGCCGCTGCAGCTGTGGGGCCGCCCGGGCCAGATCCGCCTTCTCGGTGGCCGTCACCAAGAGCTACCCCCGCGAGAGGCTGCCCATCAAGTTCGACAAGATCCTGATGAATGAGGGCGGCCACTACAACGTATCCAGTGGCAAGTTCGTCTGCGGCCTGCCTGGGATCTACTACTTCACCTACGACATCACGCTGGCAAACAAGCACCTGGCCATCGGGCTGGTGCACAACGGGCAGTACCGCATCCGGACTTTCGACGCCAACACCGGCAACCACGACGTGGCCTCGGGCTCTACCATCCTCTCCCtgaaggagggggatgaggtCTGGCTGCAGATCTTCTACTCCGAGCAGAACGGCCTCTTCTACGATCCTTACTGGACCGACAGCCTGTTCACTGGCTTCCTCATCTACGCCGACCAGGAAGATCCCAACGAAGTGTAG